GTAGATTAAAAGTAAGACTCACTCTGGTTTTCTCCAATTCTGATTTACATTAGCTTTAGTTAAGGAGATTGGATACACTTTGTTTTTAAACATCTTCAACCTTGCAAATAAACCTCATCCTGGTCTAAATCAAAAGCCCCAAAGCTCCAACCAAGAGAGATCAAATTAAGAAAggattaatttataaacaatgATCAAATTAAGGATGATGATGACACATGATAGATTGATTCAATCCCCAATGTCACATTACAAGTAGACAACGATAATGTTAGTTTACTTTTAAACAGACTAAACCTATCTCttaactctctctctttatatataagtacaaaacaaaaattaagagAACAAATAAACATATGAGTTCGATGGAAAGAACTTTTTATGCTTCCTCTTTCCAACAATCTTGCTTCTAAACAAGAATCAAGCCCAATAACTTGATTAGTGTTCCTTACATACTCATAATATACATATTAGACATATTTATGATAAACTACATCGAATATAAGTTCGTATGAGCAGAAATATCAAACATACAATGATAATTTATATGATTGTTCTATGAAAATGTCCAAATTTTAAACCCAATTTGTCTATCATTTCAGTTCCACTAATTGTTTTTCATTCAAATAATACACAATTCAGATATTTCACTTATAAATCAATCATTATCTTCattgaaaaatttataaaatagaaaactaaaaacaatCCACATagtacaaaataattaaatataataaaatgattctaaaatcaaacaaaaaattaaaatcatacaAACTATCTGTACTCATGCATAAATCGTGTTTCAGCCTCTCAAGATTTGAAATATAACAGAAATAAAATAAtccataaatttgattttttgttgatattGTAGTATTTTAAATCACCGTATATGTGGTTAATAATGTTTACTTTGTTTCTATTGCATTTGAAATTCATTGTATATTTTTCTAACATTTAGGAACATAATatccatttattaaaaatttggtCAGAAGCAACGAAGATTAATAAAAAGGTCAAAAGATCAATTTAcgcaaaaatctaaaatatttttgcatATGTATtcaaatttttcttattttaaaataatctaaaaccAATTATGCAGaaattgaaataaatttatatgtttcataaatatttttaactaaaacaccaaaaatatttactaaaaCATATCATTGTACAAAAACCCGGCGCGTAGGAAACCCCTAGTAGATATTATATTTCTTCTCGTTTGAATATGCTTTTTTTGCCTCTACGTTGCGGAGTATTTACTTTTATTCCTGCTTCCATTGTGCATACAAATTTTCTCACGGGAGTTAAGATTGGCAGATAAATAAATTCTTCAATTTTggccaaaaaaaatattcgtcAATCCCAAAAAGTGCCGTTGACGGTCCATGTCTCAGTGAGCAAAAAGCataaaagaaaatgatgattATTTGAGGTTCTACGTTAGAGTCAAGTAAACGTGCATTCTGACTTGTTTATATCATATCTTACCTAGAACTAGAACCGAAAGTATGTGAGCATGCAATTATGCTGCTTAGTCACCTGGCCGTAAAGACTAAAGAGTCTTCTTGGCTTGGCATTTTGATTTTGCGGACTCCTTTTATCTCTTTTACACCGCTAACTCTAAACTAGTAAATGCTGTTTCTTTTACTGGTCTGTGATATTGTAATTGAGCTCTTAGCTTAATACCGTGGCTTGATTATACTGGGTTTGTGGCGAGTCTTATTGTGAGGTAGATGATCTTATTGTATTCCATCGATCCTGCGTGTACCTCTAGGCGCGATTCGGAGCTTGACCGTGGCGAGCAGAGGTAATTCGGAGACTCAAATCGGTGGACCGCACAACGTCCGTGTTTATCCGCTTTCTCCGCGTAAATATGAAACGCGACCGCCTAGTTCAAGACAAAATTGTGGGCCAACCGTTCTCTGTTCGTAAATTCAAGGtaataatcttttttcttttacttcttcGTTTTGCTCACTTGTGTTTGTTTGAAACTGATTTTAATTCTTTGTCTGGATTCAACgtacttttttgtttttattctctttttgttcacgtttttttttatgttatcaaAACATACTAGTGTTTCCTGTCATCAAAGTATTGAAGACTCATACATCGCATATAACATGTGTATATCATTGACTCAAGTAGGAGTATAGTTTTTTGTTAATGAACTTCTgagaaatttgattttaatttgttattgaTGGTCAGACAAGTGTTTGTATCTAACATGACATCTCTCTTTATATGCTCTGGTTTATAGGTATTGGTTGTTGTATGTCTTTTTATTTGCCATGGTTTAATTGCAAGTTTGATCGTAGTGTCCAAACTATTGCAGGTGTATGCTACAAGATCTAACTCCTAACACATCTTCCCAATTCATGGTGATTACTTACTTGATCTGAAAAGGATGAAGACTTGCAatcttttattgtattttatgttttcaagatcaaaacatttttttttttttttttttttttatctcatgAATTGGAAGTTtctttttgtgacttttgaatCAGATGTATACTGGAAAAACAATgttattttgtaaaagttaTATAAGCATGtattaaaacatatatggtacttaaacatattataaatatattaaatcctATTAAAAACTAGGCTCCGCGTATATCACGATTACTCCCCGATTTTTTTGGTAACTCGGTAGGCTTGGAGTAGCcgtccgactagcgcctagcgtagttCCGAACATGGCTCTAAACTAGTAAATGCTGTTTCTTTTACTAGTCTGTGATATTGTAATTGGGCTCCTAGCTTAATATTGTGGCTTGGTTATACTGGGTTTGTGGCGAGAGTCTTAATTGTGTGGTAGATGATGTATTGTATTCCATTGATCCTGCGTGTACCTCCTGGCCATCCCACAGTCGTATGTGATCTATGAATTTATGGGTAAGTATAAATAATCCTTTTACCTCCTCATCTCCACTATTACGAGTCTAAATTCTAAAATGGCGAATCTTGGCAGGAAGTTGATGATTTTGGCCGGTGGTTGAACTATgacaaaggaaaaaagaaatctGGTGCATAGAGATGGCTCTGAAAACACGCCAAGGAGGTGTGATCTGGGGGTGGGTCAAATAAGTCAATCTTGTATTCAAATAAGAAGCTACCCCCATTATGATTGAGCATTGTCGGAACTGTTACAGTCTGATGATCTCGTTGCAGATGAAGGATCTCACGTTTACATCTGACTGTTTAAACAGCTTTTTGATCTGAGAGCCTTTGATGAGTAGGGTTAGGCCATTCTTTAAGAGTTAGACACAACAGTATGCATCTTTTGTTGGctcttatctctctctcaaTCACTCTTTGGACAAGTGGAAACGAACAACACGAGTAGTCAATGTACCATTGTGCTTATAGTATATGAAAGTTAGGTTCCGAAATGTGAAGATAGTCAAGCTTTTGAGGTTCAAAGATCAGTTAGGAGCCAGACACTGTTTCTACTTCGACAACACATACAACCTCCCGAGCTTGAGCAAATCATCAAGACCAGCATTGGTTTATGCATTTATTAGACAAGCTCTAAATCGAAAGTTTCTAACTCATTCATCACTCAATGTTACcacaaatcattaaaaaagCAAATTCCTTTGACGAACAACTTAAATGTTAAAAGAGTttaatccataaaaaaaaaaaacacaccaaAAATTCATTTCATTATCCGCAACCgagtgagagagagattcaTCAGATCTACTTCTTGGAGAATCTCTTCTTGGCGACGACTTGTGGTTTGGGATGCTTCTCGGCTTCGCTCTGATCTAACCATTTGAGAGGATGGTGATTGTAGAACGGCCAGTTAGGTACGGTGACCAGCGTCGCGAGAACAACACCACCTGCGTAGATCAGCATCATCGCCCTGAACGACTCCGTTGCGTAGCCAACGACCACCGCTACGACGCCGGAGATCACCAGTAAGATCTGCATCAGCTGCTCCACCACTTTCTGCCCTTGCCAATCCATTTCTTAGTTAGATCCTTTCGATTCCAAGGAGATCTCCACTGAACAACGAACAAGAAAGAGACACTTTTGACCCCAAATAATCAATTTATGACCTCGAAGTCGGTTTAATATTAAACCTCCGGAAAGATATGATGATTTAGATTCGGTCAGGTGGTTGACAGTTAATTGGGCCTTTATTATCAGCCCATTAGAGAACCTCCCAACGTGTTCTCACCTTGTACACTACTAGTAAGCATCATTTTTGTTACAATGATTTCAGACCAGACCCCTCATGTTCTTATGCTGAAATAAATCTGACTCAGACTCTCTTCCTTCCTTTATGATCTCAACTGTTCTCATTCTTAAATATCTTAATCCATCGCTTGTTGAGCCATGAGGGGCCAGTCAGATTTCACTGATTTTCTTGAGGTCCCGATGACTAACTGACATGGAGAAtgtttgtatgtgtgtgtgttctaGTGCTGGAACTAGGTTGCTATCGAATAGTGGCTATGAGAGAAATCGGAAAACCCCAGTGATTCAATGTTTAATGTTCGTTGTGTGTGAGTAATATCTCCACATGGGCAAAGCTTACGCAAAAGTTTTCATAAGAACTAGTTAGCCAAGTACAATTAACTTTGTCATCAAACAATCCAATGAACAAAAAATTCGGTCATACATGTTTTACGTGCTCACAATTTATCGTTatcctctatatattatttgtgaaacattacaacttctttttgtagtcacgtgtcatcactaggatgattcttagaattattagagaaataggttggtccatctaattatataataagttttttattaaactaaccataaattcattattaatgtcatttattattttcttaaataaagattatggaattgcctaatgtggctaaaatatatatgacaattaatgattttaaataataaagatctgataaaaaaaaatgtatcttatcaaatttgtttaattttaaactattaaaattaaaaaatcacaataaccatattataaaaatttagatttagatttttctgtatatgttatattttgaattttaaaaaacgactataaattactaaaactgttaaaagtctcacattcaaattttacgatccatggtttaaaatttttgttatgacaaaatactaatgattacaaaatcatataagtaaaagtctaatttaattaatcattaagatttaaaatatatatgtatatatatcattctaaattaaactataaaccatattgaataaataaatattttagtttcaaaatttactttgaataattgtttttgataaaagttttgaactaacattgataatttttttaaaattataaattactaaaattattaatcccacaatgaaaattttgttaacaataatttaaagtttttgctattaaagatacacatgataaaaataacatatgagtagaaagtatcatttaatagacattaatattaaaaatatactatgtatgttaatatcatttaaatttaattacatatcctatcaaattttaaaaaaattgtttagattaataaaatttatttatacgttcgcaccaatttaactatatatgtaatagttattgacttttaatttttcaatatatatttattatttcataatatgtaagaacataaaatacatacaataatttatatatataatatttattccgCGCATCTAGTAAGTAGTATATTATAACAATTTGTTGAGCAAGTTGTTCTATGCAACTTCAACTTATGTTTGTTTTGCAAATGGTAATAATAACATGTGTCTTCACAATGGAGTATTTTGTGTTCTGGTTTTGGGAAACAACTGTTCTAGGAAAATTTACAGAGTTTCTAACCGTTTTAGTGGAGAAAAGAGATCTGATATGATGATagtgatgttaaaaaaaattccttgACGATTCAAGCAACTCGTCATCTTTTGTTCTGACATAAAACATGGAGAAAGAGAAAAGTTACTTAGTTTTGTTGAAGAGATTGGTAATGGTACTTTTATGACTTGTTTGGTAGGCTGAGATTTTGCTGTGTCAACCGGGTCACTCCGCATTCAAATAGCTCAAATATTGTGAGTGTGATTTTTTGGGCAGTGTGGACCAACCCGTCGCAGGGAACAATCCAAATTCATATTCGTAGTCACTAGTTAGTTCATGATCACTAGACAACAGATTGGTCATGATCCAAAAAGCAGCAAGACCAGCATGTATTGTAATTCCCTCATCCATAAGCCAGCAAGTAACCAATATCCATTCACTTTTGGCAAGAGGTGCAGAATAATTATCCCAAGTAAGGAAGTATAACCAACAACAATCCATACCACCAAACTGAGTGAATCAGATTTGTTGGTTATTATAAAGCCGAAAACACCATCACATAATCTCTAACTAAAAGCTTATAATCGTTTATATGTATGTCACatcatattaattatttaattctatTAATTTGGTAGAAATCTCAAGTATATGGATTTATTTGAAGTCTAGCTCTCAACATTTGTTTAATCTCCAACACTGAAGTATTTGCATAATATGCTTGTTTATATGTTTTCACTGATTTAGACATTTTCTCCAGTTTTACAGATCTAAAGTTGCAAATGCAGCATCAAGGGTCTGAAAGATCTATTTAAAAGTCATAATATCTCTCTTCTAATATCAAGAGTCACCCAATAATACATCATTATGCCTTGTATTAACAACCCTACAGTTAAGCCTAACCTCACCAGGCCTCCCAGATTGCAAATCACCCAACTTCACCATCCCTTCTTCAAAAGCTCTAAAGAACTCACCTTGATCCTCACTAAACCTCTTCACATACCCTCTCGTCTCTCTGCTCGTGTACAGAGTCTGATCAGAGTTAAGAAACCCTCTCCCTGAAACCAAGTCTTTGAAGTACTGATTATCAAAAACCCGAGGGGTCGCGTCTAGATCCCCGGTCACGTTCTCGTCTCCACCCAAAGGACAAAGCGTGTTAAGCTTCTTCCTGTAAACCGGCTCGAGAGCCGGATCCGGTTTACCAGAACCGGATTGGTTATAAAGCCTGAACATGATCGAAAAACACCGACCTTTACCAATCGAGTGTGATCCAGACAAAGCCACCATGTCTCTAACAGAAAGATCGAATCTTTCGAAGAGATCGATCAAGAACGTTGCGTTTGCTCTCGGGCTCGGCATTATATCGTCGGAGTCTTTCTGACTCGCTGTTAAACTGTCTTTCCTCCCTAGCTTCACTTCCCAGTCCGGTCCTCCTGTCTGGTTTTCCCCACAAGAAACCGAAATTACTAAACCGAAACGTTCACTAAACCGGAAAAGTtggagatattttttttttgagttttcttaCAAGAGCAACGGCGTCACGAGAAGGAGAAGCCATGATGACTATGTCGGCACAGGAAACAGTAGATGGACAAGTTTTCTCCAGAGCTTCTTTGATGTCGTCCACGACTTCGAAAGATCTCAGTGAATTGATGTTGGAGAGTGATAGTTTCTCGCCGAGCATGTTCGGTGTGTCGTCGAGCAACACGGACCCGTCACATCCCTTGAAGAGAAAATAGATAAGATATCAaataaaagaatcaagaagagagagagagagagattggttGTGTTTACATTAACGAAGCAATCGTGAAACTGGAGACGCATAACGGAAGCGACGCTTCTGGCTTCTCTGATCAAGGCTTTCTTCATTTCGTTTCTCACGATAGATTCAGCTTCAGGGCATGTTTCGCTGTAGAATCTTGGTCGGAGGATTTCACCGGTGACCATCGTCAAGAGAAGTAGGTAGATGATGAGATGGGAAAGAAGGAGAggcatgcttttttttttaattattaaaattttttcctttttttctcccTTACTTTGTGTTTGGTTTTTGATGGAGAGCAGAGATTTATAGAGAGTTTTTTGGTGGTTTTCGAGAATGATTTGCTTTAAATGGGTTTTGTGCAACTGTGGTGGTGATCTTCCAAATGTCATCTTAATATCTGATTTTATTGAAATAATTCCTAATTAGAGgtgttacaaaataaaagattCCTAGTTAAAGGTTTGGTCCCAACAGGTAGTTTCcaaattttatatgtaactcatagttttattaaagagtgaTATAGAATCCAACATTAATCCTGGTCAATGGTCATAGATGGTGTAAACACATTTATAACATTCGAAGCAAACTTTTGACTTTGTAGAATGGAATATAAACTTTATTATCTTCACAGTTAAGTTGGGTTGGTATAAAATTACTCAAATCTCCTATTTATCAAATGACTTTGACACATGTCATAACTAACCACaatcattttcgaaaaaaaaacctcatatatattatttatcaaaTGGATCTTATCTAATTACGATATGGATTAATACATTTATTACATCAAATTCAATTAAGTATATAGTTATTACTATAATTAAAAgattgaatatataattattaccataactaaaagatataaataataatataattaaaattcgaGATGGAATTAGTATTAAATTTACAACAAGTTAATAAAAcaactaaatttatttattatttctagtattttatatatatattttaatgtttataatacaaatttatccaatattgtaaaattataagaaagtatttcattctTAAATTTATATCTCATAATTAAATGGTTCTATAtactgtaaataaaataatcgcttataatgttttacattttcaaaaGTTAGTCTAtcttgacatatatatatttcaaagaaTATGTTACTTTTTAAAAGGTTCATGAccatattcttaaaaaaaaaaatattaaagttaaaaactattatatgaTATTAGGGTTATAGTAACAAAGATAattcattttagatattttgactaaaatcattattaaagataatatttttattaacatttatatttattttaattattttttaaaacacataaGAAAGATGTTGgtaataacaatattttgtatatatttaaaatatttaaaattatatttaaatatattactaaATGTAAAGATAAGGTTAATCaatcttttaaattattaaatctattaaaatagttttaaatttaaattaaatttaaattttatttctgcACATGGTTCATATACACAGCGAAGTTAGTATACAGTGCAAATAGTACACATgtacaagaaagaaagaaaaacaaatgcTTGTGGTGATCAATGCTACCATTACTGTTCAGCTAGATTATTACTAAATGGTGAAactgaaatattaaaataaacggtttattttgtaaatatgcagcttaaaaaaattattcagcCATAAGAAAATAAGTATATTTTCTAAGTACTTTCACTCTTAACATAAGTTCCTACTTATTTTGTAACCGCTGAATGCAGCATTTATAGTTGTGCTAGTATGCTAGATGCGTTGAAAGTTGAAACACACCCAACATACCGGAGCCAACATCCATTAAAGTCGTGATATGTAAAAAAAGAAGGTTTTATAATTCCGATTactttcagatatttttttcacCCACAATTAGAAAATTTAttactaaatttaaatatatatatatattatatatatcactaCTACAAATTATTAAACTATAAATCTTGATCTAAAcaaaaactacacaaaaataAGACCAATAATTTTGCTTTGTCCCTAAAGAGTGCTATACGATTAAACCTTATCGGTTCTTCCAATTATCGGAAGCTGAATGTTAATCATTCAGTTAATTGGATTTGAAAACATTTATGTAATCTAGGGCTTTTAGTTGGATTTTTTGTGGTTTCTGAAGTTGGATTTGATATCTCAACCAGTTTCCGGTACAATAATTGAATTATTTTGGAGCCGTTGACTGAGTTAACAAGATAAAGCGGACCAAGAAGAGTCATTGGGTTTACCAATCAAATAAACAGTGACATAG
The window above is part of the Brassica napus cultivar Da-Ae chromosome C8, Da-Ae, whole genome shotgun sequence genome. Proteins encoded here:
- the LOC106413752 gene encoding signal peptidase complex subunit 1-like; the encoded protein is MDWQGQKVVEQLMQILLVISGVVAVVVGYATESFRAMMLIYAGGVVLATLVTVPNWPFYNHHPLKWLDQSEAEKHPKPQVVAKKRFSKK
- the LOC106411914 gene encoding peroxidase 17-like — encoded protein: MPLLLSHLIIYLLLLTMVTGEILRPRFYSETCPEAESIVRNEMKKALIREARSVASVMRLQFHDCFVNGCDGSVLLDDTPNMLGEKLSLSNINSLRSFEVVDDIKEALEKTCPSTVSCADIVIMASPSRDAVALTGGPDWEVKLGRKDSLTASQKDSDDIMPSPRANATFLIDLFERFDLSVRDMVALSGSHSIGKGRCFSIMFRLYNQSGSGKPDPALEPVYRKKLNTLCPLGGDENVTGDLDATPRVFDNQYFKDLVSGRGFLNSDQTLYTSRETRGYVKRFSEDQGEFFRAFEEGMVKLGDLQSGRPGEVRLNCRVVNTRHNDVLLGDS